The Nitrobacter hamburgensis X14 genome contains the following window.
GCAGCTCACAGGGTTTTGCCACGTAGTCGTCGGCGCCGAGTTCAAGACCGACCACGCGATCGATCGGGCTGGCCGTCGCCGTCAGCATGATCACCGGCACGTTGGTGCGGCTCTTGAGGTCGCGAATGATCGACAGGCCGTCCTCTTCCGGCATGTTCAGATCGAGTACGACGAGATCGGGCGTTGCGGTGCCGATGGCCTCGCGCAGGCTCTTGCCGCCATCGCACAGCGTAATCGTAAAGCCGTGCATTTTGAGATAGTCGCCGACCATTTCGCGGGCGGGCGCCTCGTCGTCGACGACAATGATATGCGGGTTCCGGCTCATGTCAGACCATCGCGGGCAGGATGATGGTGAAGGTCGATCCCTGTCCGGGGCCGCTGCTGTCGGCGTTGATCTGGCCGTCATGCATGTCGACGATCCGTTTCACGATCGACAGGCCGAGGCCGGTGGAGCTTTCGCCGGCGGTGGGTTTTGCCGACAGCCGCTGGAAGCGGACGAACAGCCGCCCCAGGTCCTCCGGCGACAGGCCGGCGCCCTCGTCGGTGACACGGATGATGGTGGTGTCGGCGTCGTGGTCGACCAGCAGCGTGATCCTGCCGCCGACCGGGCTGTACTTGATGGCGTTGCTGACGAGATTGTCGATCGCCTCGCGCATCCGGTCCTGGTCGCACATCGTGATGCGTCCGGTGGGGGCCGAGACGGCGATGGTCTGCTGCTTGTTGACCGCGGACGGCTGGTTGGCTTCGGAAACCTCGGCGACCAGCGCCGCGACGTCGACCGGCTCGCGCCGGATGGTGATGTCGAAGGCGTCGGCCATGGCGTCGGAAATCAGATGATCGACCATCGTAATCAGACGCCTGGTGGCGTCGCGAATATGATCGACCTGCGAGGTGACGGTGTCCCGGGGGGAGTCCGTACCGATCAGTTCGGACAGCATTTCGGTGCGGCCCATGATGACGCCGAGGGGATTTTTCAGATCGTGCGCAACGGTGCCGAGAATCTCGTTCTTGAATCCGTTGGCCCGCTGCAGCCGCAGCCATTGCGTGGAAAGCCTGCGATTGGCCTGCATCAACGCGCGGGTGCGCTGCGCGACCCGGTCTTCGAGCCGCGTGTTGGCGTCCTGCAATTGCTGGTAGAGGATCACGTTGTCGAACGCGATCGACAGCCGGCTGCCGAAGATTTCGACCAGCGACCGGTCGGTATCCGACAGATCGCGCTCGGCCTGCAGCAGCACCACGACCTCGCGGCCGCTACCGGTGCGAATATAGAGTACGGAGCGGTGATCGACGAATTCGTGCTTGCGCCGCCTGAAGGCGGCTTCGACCATCTGTTTGAGATCGGAGTCGAGCGATGTCTGTCCCGCGACCCCGATGAAACGGCTGTAGCAGCCGGATCCGGCCAGTACCGAAAAGTCGTCGTCGATCGCGCCGCCGTCGCGCAGCACCAGAATGCCGGCGCAGTCGACGTTCAAGAGCGAGGCAATCTGCGTCAGAACACCTTCGGCGAGACGCTGCATCGACTTGAAATCATAGAGCGTCGAGGCGGCGTCGATGACGATCTCGAGGCCGCGGCGGGTCTGCACCATGCGCTCGAGCTGCTGATAGCTGCGCAGCGCCGCGGTCAGCGAGGTGAACAGTTTGTCGGCGGTGAGTTCGGTTTTCGCCTTGTAGTCGTTGATGTCGTGGTCGACGATGACGCGGCGCTCCGGCGCCTGTCCGGGCTGTCCGGTGCGCAGGATGATGCGCACGGTTTCGTTCTTGAGCTCGTTACGGATGAACGCGACGAGGTCGAGGCCGGCGGCATCGGTCTCCATGATGACGTCGAGCAGCACCGCGGCGATGTCGGGATGCGCCCGCATCAGTTCCTGCCCCTCAGCAGCCGAATAGGCCGACAGGATGTCCAGAGTCTGGCCATTGAGGCTGTAGTCGCTCAGCGCGAAGCGCGTGCCCTCGTGCACGGCCCGATCGTCGTCGATCACGGCGATCTTCCACTTGCGTGCCGCCGAAGCTTCCGGGCGATCGGCTTCGGAATCGTCGATCAGGTGGAGGACGTCATCCTGGTCGGCCATTACGTGGTCCCGCTGTCTGTTTCACCCCTGCCCGCGCCACCGGCGGCGGCTCGCGGCATGATAATGCGAAAAGTCGTACCTTGTCCCGGCTCTGACTCCACCATCATCCGGCCACCGAGCTGCTGGGTGACGAGATTATAGACGACATGAAGCCCAAGGCCGGTGCCACCCTCATTGCGACGCGTGGTGAAGAAGGGATCGAACGCTTGCCGCTGGACGTCCGACGTCATGCCGACGCCATTGTCGGCAAAAATGATCTCGATGTCACCATTGGCGCGCGGTCTCGCCGCGATGGAAATCGTGCCGGACCGTCCGTCCGGAAACGCGTGATTGGCGGCGTTGAGAAAGAGGTTGGTCAAAATCTGCCCGTATGAGCCGGGAAAACCGTCGATAATCAGACCTTCCGGGACGTCGACGGCGATACCGATCGGAGACCGCTTGAGCACCGGGCGCAGGCTCCTGACGATCTGGTCGGTGGATTCACCCAAATTGAACTGGCGGCGTTCGGCATGGGACCGGTCGACGGCGACCTGCTTGAAGGACTCGATCAGCTCGCCCGCGCGGTGCAGGTTCGCCACCAGTTGCTGGGCGGCATCGCGGCAGATCCGCACGAACTCCTCGAGCTGCGACCGCCTCAGCGGCGCCGCAGACCGCAGCTCGGTGTCGAAGGTGTCGGCGCGTCGCGCGAAACTCGACGCGACAGTCAGGCTGATTCCGATCGGGTTGTTCACCTCGTGCGCGACGCCTGCGACCAGCCCGCCGAGCGCGGCAAGTCGCTCCGCGTCGATCAGGTTCCGCTGCGCCGCGTTCAACTCCAGCAGGGCGCTTTCGGCTCGTTCCTTCGACGCCCGCAATTCGTCCTCGGCATCGCGCTTGGCGATGGCATTCTTGCGGAACACCTCGACGGCGCGCGCCATGGCGCCGATTTCGTCCCGCGCGTCGGTGCCGGCGACCTTGCGATCGTAGTCGCCGGACATGATCGCGCGCATCGATGTCATGATCTGCCGCAAAGGCAGACGGATGCTGAGCGCGATGATGACGCCCGCGACGACGATGATCGCGAGGAAGATCGCGGCGATCCACAGCATCTTGCGGGAGATATCCGCGAGCGTATGGTCGAACGTCATTTGCGCGCTCTGCTCGCGCTGTCGCATCTTGACCGACAGGCCGTCGATCGCGCCGATGGTCTCCGCCTGGCTGGCGTCGATGGAGTTGCGCAGCAGGTCCGTCCGTTTGGCGAGCAATTCGGCAAGGTTTCCAATGCCGTCGTGCAGCGCGGAAGTCCGGGATTTGAGCCGCCGCAGCGCATCGCGCTGGAGATCGTTGTCCGAAAAATCGATCATCGCCGGAATGGTGCGCTCGATCGCATCGGCACTCTTGCGGACCTCGTCCGCGCTGGTCGAAGCCGGCGCCAGATAGTAGGCGTTCGCGGCCACCAACATCGCGGTGAACGTCTCGCGGGATTTCCCGAGTGTCGGCCAGATCCGGGCCTCGCGGCGACCGGTCGCGCCCTCGATGATCGAGTAGAGTCCCGCCATGTCCTTGGCGGGCGCCAGGATCTGGTCCTCGTAGGTTTTGGTAATCGCTGTCTGCAATGCGCGCAGTTCCCCGAAGCCGCTGAGAAAACGTTCGGTGGCGCGCTCCAGCTCATTGACCGAGCCCGACAGCATCGGGTCGGTCGAGGCGCGCGTGCTCAAGGTGCCGAGGACGGCCTCGCGCAACAGCAGGATTTCCGCAAACAGATCGGGGCTGGGCTGGTTGATGTAGCGGTGGATCAGATTTTGCAGCCGACCGGTCTCACTCTCGAGAACCGCGAGGATCTTGTCGGATTTCCTGACCTGACGCACGTCGTCCCACGCAGACCCCAGGGTCTTGGCGCCGCTCCATATCAACAGCGCCAGCACCAACACCACCGCAGAATTCAACGCCGCGATCGAGAGAATGCGCCACCGGATCGGAATCGCCCGAACCAGCCCCACGATGCCCGAGCGGCCCTGCGCCGCCAGACCTTCCTGCTCCTGCTGTTCCGCACCTGTGCCGTTCCGGGACTCGGCCAAGGCCAAGTCACTGACCTTGCCGATTCGTGCGATGTGGCTTGTCGTCTGCAGTCCGCACTGTGCCTTCATCGAGTCGTGCCTTTATAACTCCGGCGACAGCGGCTTCAAACGACTGCCAGAATAAGGACTGCCAGGCGACGACTTTAGCGCCCGCAAGCTTGGTCTGTCGATGCGAGCCGGCCTGCCCGGAAAGCCACGACATAACGGCGCAATGGGGCACCGGCGCTTGTCCCCTTTGATGGAGTCATCCGTCGGGAGAAAAGGTTCAACGCGATGGAGCCTCAACCTGGTCGCTTGATAACGGCCGCCTGCCGCGCCGGTCGTGAATTGCAGCGGCCGCGCGTTGGTCCTATCAGAAACGCATGACAGCGGGGCAGCCCCGGCCCCGCCGTGTGCGGAGGGCAAGGCACGATGCGAACACCGGCATGGAGACTGGCGCTGCTGTTCTGCGCGGTGCAATTCACTGCCGCACTGCCGCACTGCCGGCTCCGGCACGCGCCGTCACCGAGATCGCGTGGTGGCACGCGATGTCCGGCGAACTCGGCCGGCGGCTCGGACGGCTCGCCACCGAATTCAACGGGTCTCAATCCGAGTACCGGATCGTGCCGACCTACAAGGGCAACTACACCGAGACGGTGACCGCGGCGATCTTCGCGTTCCGCTCGCGGAGCCAGCCGGCGATCGTGCAGGTCAACGAAATCGCCACCGGCACCATGATGGCGGCTCAGGGGGCGATCTATCCGGTCTTCGAGCTGATGCGCGACGAGGACGAAGCGTTTTCCCCGGCGGCCTATCTTCCGGCCATCACGGGATACTATGCCGATGTCGCGGGCAACCTGCTGTCGTTCCCGTTCAATGTCTCGACCCCCATCCTCTATTACAACAAGGACCTGTTCCGCACCGCCGGTCTTGATCCCGAGAGGCCGCCGAAGACCTGGCCGGAGGTCGGCGAAGCCGCGAAGAGGCTGCGCGAGGCCGGGGTCGCTTGCGGCTTCACCACGTCGTGGCCGTCATGGGTCAATGTCGAGAGTTTTCTCGCCTTGCACAATCTGCCGATCGCAACGCGCGCCAACGGGTTCGGCGGGCTCGACGCCGTCCTCATTTTCAACAATCCACTGATGGTCCGCCACGTTGCCCAACTCGCCGAATGGCAGAAGACCGGAATTTTCGACTATAGCGGCCGGGGAACGGCTGCCGAGCCTCGTTTCCAGCATGGCGAATGCGGCATCTTCATGGGCTCTTCGGCGACCCGCGCGGATATCATCGCCAATTCCAAATTCGCCGTCGGCCAAGGCATGCTGCCGTTTTGGCCGGATGTCGAAGGCGCGCCGCAGAACACCATCATCGGCGGCGCCACATTATGGGTGCTGCGCGATCGCCCGCGCGAGGAATACAAGGGCGTCGCAAAATTCTTTGCCTATCTGTCGAAGCCCGAAGTACAGGCAGCCTGGCACCAGCACACCGGCTACCTGCCGATTACCCGCGCGGCATTCGATCTCACCCGCGCGCAGGGCTTTTACGATCGCAATCCGGGGTCCGCGATCGCGATCGAACAGATGACGCTGAAGCCGCCGACCGAGAATTCAAGGGGGTTGCGGCTCGGGTCGTTCGTTCTGATCCGCGCCGTCATCGAGGACGAACTCGAACAGGCCTTCAGCGGCAAGAAGAGCGCGCAGGCCGCGATGGATTCGGCGGTGGCGCGCGGCAACAAGCTGCTGCGCCAGTTTGAGCGCACCAATCCGTGACGAGTGTCGGGCAGTCGTTACGGTTGCCATTGCCAGGCATGGCCCATTCCAGAAACGGCGTCGCTTCCGCTTGCCTATGCGAAGAACGGAGTCGCTTCGCTCGCCTATGACCCGGCAATCCATCCCTTTGAGACGATGGATGCCCGGATCAAGTCCGGGCATGACGACGTCTGATTCCATCAATACGATCAGTCCTCTCGGACTCGTGCGCGCCTATTCCTTCTTCGGCTCTTTCGACATCCGCTCGAGGCGCTCCTGCATCTCTTTCATCTGACGGCGAAGATCCTCGATATTGTCGCCGGCATTATTGTCGCCTGCATTTGAGGCGTCAGGCGTTTTCTCCGGTTCGGGCGCGGCGGTCCCACTGCGCGGCGGCACGAACGGCTTGAACATCGAGAATGTGCGTTCGAACAATTCCATGTTGCGGCGGACATGCTCTTCGAGCGGCGCGAAGGGGGTGCCGCTGAAGGTGCTGGTCATCTGCTTGCGAAACTTCTCCTGCTCGCGGGTCAGCATGTCGATCGAGCGTTCGAGATATTTCGGCACCACCATCTGCATGCTGTCGCCATAGAAACGGATCAGCTGCCGCAGGAACGTGGTCGGGAGCAGATTCTGTCCGGCCTTGTTTTCCTGCTCGAAAATGATCTGCGCCAGCACCGAGCGGGTGATGTCGTCGCCGGTCTTTGCATCGAAAACGAGGAAATCCTCGCCCTGCTTGACCATCGTCGCGAGATCTTCGAGCGTCACATAGGTGCTGGTGCCGGTATTATAGAGTCTCCGGTTTGCATATTTCTTGATTGTCGTTGGTGTCTCTGATTTCGCCATAGGTCCCACACGTCCATCACACCGAGGACAAGAAACCCCGCCGGCGTCCACGATGGGGTTAACAAGTAGCGCATTGCAGCAAAGTAAGCACTTTCGGCACGCTTCGGCTACCGTTTTATGAGGGACAGTCAATTCCAAAGCACAGAGACTGCTCAGGAATATGCCCGGGCGCAACTTGGCCATTGGCGCGATTGACACGCTCTCGTGAGGGTGAATTGACACACTCCCGTGAGGTTAACAGGATAGAACCCAGACACGGGGTCGTCGGCGGCCCTCGTCCAGTTTCAAGTCACTCAAGTTTCAGGAGGTGTCCATGTCAGACGATGTCGTCATCGTCAGCGCCGCCCGCACCCCGGTGGGAAGTTTCAACGGTGCGTTCGCCACCACGCCGGCCCATACTCTCGGCGCTGTCGCCGTCAAGGCCGCGTTGGAGCGGGCGGGTATCGAGCCGGGACGCGTCTCCGAGGTTATCCTGGGCCAGATTTTGACCGCGGCGCAGGGCCAGAACCCGGCGCGGCAGGCGTCGATCGCCGCCGGCGTTCCGGTGGAAATCCCGGCCTGGGGCGTCAACCAGCTCTGCGGTTCGGGGCTGCGCACGGTCGCGCTCGGCTATCAGGCCATTCTCAACGGTGATTCGGACATCGTTGTCGCCGGCGGACAGGAATCCATGAGCATGGCGCCGCACGCCCAGTACCTGCGCGGCGGCGTCAAGATGGGCGGCCTCGAACTGATCGACACCATGATCAAGGACGGCCTGTGGGATGCGTTCAACGGTTACCACATGGGCAACACCGCCGAGAACGTCGCCCGTCAGTACCAGATCACCCGCCAGCAGCAGGACGAATTCGCCGCCGGCTCCCAGAACAAGGCGGAAGCCGCGCAGAAGGCCGGCCGGTTCAAGGACGAGATCGTGCCGGTCACCGTCAAGAATCGCAAGGGCGATATCGTCGTCGACACCGACGAATATCCGAAGTCCGGCGTGACGGTCGAAACCATCGCCAAGCTGCGCCCGGCCTTCGAGAAGGACGGCACGGTGACCGCGGCCAACGCGTCGGGAATCAACGACGGCGCCGCCGCCGTGGTGCTGATGTCAGCCGGGCAGGCGGCGAAAGAGGGCAAGACCCCCTCGCCCGCATCGTCTCGTGGGCTCATGCCGGCGTAGATCCGAAGATCATGGGCACCGGCCCGATCCCGGCGTCGCGTGCCGCGCTGAAGAAGGCGGGCTGGACTATCGACGATCTCGACCTGATCGAGGCCAACGAGGCCTTCGCCGCGCAGGCCTGCGCCGTCAACAAGGACCTCGGCTGGGATACCTCCAGGGTCAACGTCAACGGCGGCGCCATCGCCATCGGGCATCCGGTCGGCGCCTCCGGCGCGCGCGTGCTGGTGACGCTGCTGTACGAAATGCAGAAGCGCGACGCCAAAAAGGGCCTCGCCACGCTGTGCATCGGCGGCGGCATGGGTATCGCCATGTGCGTCGAGCGCGGCTGAACCGATGAAGGCGAACGGATGGCGGACATGGTGTCACCGCAGTTCACACTGACAATAAAACGCCCGGTCTCGTGCCGGGCATTTTTATCTGCAAGGCTTTTGTTTCAACGATCGGATAATTCCGCCTTTAAGCCGATAGCGTTTTCGAGCGAAGCATATCCTCGGGCTTGACCGAGGATGGCTACCGGTTCGCGTCAAGAAAACGCGTCAAACAAAAAGCTGGAGCCCGGCTTTGATTCCATCAAAGCCGGAACAGCTCTAGGAGGATGATGCGATGGCTAGAGTAGCACTGGTGACGGGGGGAACGCGGGGTATCGGCGGCGCGATCAGCAAGGCGCTGAAAGCCGCCGGATACAAAGTCGCGGCGAGCTACGCCGGCAACGATGCCGCGGCGGAGAAGTTCAAGACGGAGACCGGCATCCCCGTCTACAAATGGGACGTCACCTCCTTTGAGGCCTGCACCGAGGGCGTCAGGAAGGTCGAGGCGGAACTCGGCCCCATCGAGGTGCTCGTGAACAATGCCGGCATCACCAAGGACGGCGCCTTCCACAAGATGACGCTGGAACAGTGGAGCGCCGTCATCAACACCAATCTCGGCTCGCTGTTCAACATGACGCGCCCGGTGATCGAAGGCATGCGCGCGCGCAAGTTCGGCCGCATCATCAACATCTCCTCGATCAACGGCCAGAAAGGCCAATTCGGCCAGGTGAACTATTCGGCGGCGAAGGCCGGCGACATCGGCTTCACCAAGGCCCTGGCGCTGGAGAACGCCAAGGGCGGAATCACGGTGAACGCGATCTGCCCGGGTTACATCAACACCGAAATGGTGCAGGCTGTGCCGAAGGACGTCGTCGAGAAGAGCATTCTGCCGCACATCCCGGCAAACCGTCTTGGCGAGCCCGAGGAGATCGCGCGCGCGGTGGTGTTCCTCGCCGACGACGACGCCGGCTTCATCACCGGGTCGACGCTCTCCGTCAACGGCGGGCAGTATCAGGCGTGATTTCTTCCCTTACCTCGTCTTGTTTTTACGGGGAGAGGTCGCTCGCGTAGCGAGCGGGTAAGAGGCTCTTGAGGATCGCTGAACTGCTGACAAGCAAGCCGTCATGCCCGGCCTTGTGCCGGGCATCCACGTCTTTCAAGCATTCCAACGGAAAAGACGTGGATGGCCGGGATATCTGCGCGAAGACGCGCTTTGCGCTTTGGCCCGGCCATGACAGAGAATTTTCATGACCTCCCGCACCGCCACGCTCATCGGCCTCACCGCCATCCTGATGTGGTCGCTGCTCGCGGTGATGACGGTCGCGACCGGGCGCATTCCCGCCTTTCAACTGGCGGCGATGACGTTTGCGATCGGTGGCCTCGCCGGCTGCGCGAGCTGGCTGTTCCGCCCCGAAGGCGCCCGCGCGTTGCAACAGCCGCCGGTGGCGTGGCTGGTCGGGGTCGGCGGGCTGTTCGGCTATCACGCGCTGTATTTCATCGCGCTGCGGCTGGCGCCGCCCGCCGAAGCCGGCCTGCTGAATTATCTCTGGCCGCTGCTGATCGTGCTGTTTTCGTCGTTGCTGCCGGGCGAGCGGCTAGCGCCGCACCATCTGATCGGCGCGATCCTCGGGCTCACTGGGACGGTGCTGCTGGTCGC
Protein-coding sequences here:
- the phaR gene encoding polyhydroxyalkanoate synthesis repressor PhaR translates to MAKSETPTTIKKYANRRLYNTGTSTYVTLEDLATMVKQGEDFLVFDAKTGDDITRSVLAQIIFEQENKAGQNLLPTTFLRQLIRFYGDSMQMVVPKYLERSIDMLTREQEKFRKQMTSTFSGTPFAPLEEHVRRNMELFERTFSMFKPFVPPRSGTAAPEPEKTPDASNAGDNNAGDNIEDLRRQMKEMQERLERMSKEPKKE
- a CDS encoding sensor histidine kinase, coding for MKAQCGLQTTSHIARIGKVSDLALAESRNGTGAEQQEQEGLAAQGRSGIVGLVRAIPIRWRILSIAALNSAVVLVLALLIWSGAKTLGSAWDDVRQVRKSDKILAVLESETGRLQNLIHRYINQPSPDLFAEILLLREAVLGTLSTRASTDPMLSGSVNELERATERFLSGFGELRALQTAITKTYEDQILAPAKDMAGLYSIIEGATGRREARIWPTLGKSRETFTAMLVAANAYYLAPASTSADEVRKSADAIERTIPAMIDFSDNDLQRDALRRLKSRTSALHDGIGNLAELLAKRTDLLRNSIDASQAETIGAIDGLSVKMRQREQSAQMTFDHTLADISRKMLWIAAIFLAIIVVAGVIIALSIRLPLRQIMTSMRAIMSGDYDRKVAGTDARDEIGAMARAVEVFRKNAIAKRDAEDELRASKERAESALLELNAAQRNLIDAERLAALGGLVAGVAHEVNNPIGISLTVASSFARRADTFDTELRSAAPLRRSQLEEFVRICRDAAQQLVANLHRAGELIESFKQVAVDRSHAERRQFNLGESTDQIVRSLRPVLKRSPIGIAVDVPEGLIIDGFPGSYGQILTNLFLNAANHAFPDGRSGTISIAARPRANGDIEIIFADNGVGMTSDVQRQAFDPFFTTRRNEGGTGLGLHVVYNLVTQQLGGRMMVESEPGQGTTFRIIMPRAAAGGAGRGETDSGTT
- a CDS encoding ATP-binding response regulator, with protein sequence MADQDDVLHLIDDSEADRPEASAARKWKIAVIDDDRAVHEGTRFALSDYSLNGQTLDILSAYSAAEGQELMRAHPDIAAVLLDVIMETDAAGLDLVAFIRNELKNETVRIILRTGQPGQAPERRVIVDHDINDYKAKTELTADKLFTSLTAALRSYQQLERMVQTRRGLEIVIDAASTLYDFKSMQRLAEGVLTQIASLLNVDCAGILVLRDGGAIDDDFSVLAGSGCYSRFIGVAGQTSLDSDLKQMVEAAFRRRKHEFVDHRSVLYIRTGSGREVVVLLQAERDLSDTDRSLVEIFGSRLSIAFDNVILYQQLQDANTRLEDRVAQRTRALMQANRRLSTQWLRLQRANGFKNEILGTVAHDLKNPLGVIMGRTEMLSELIGTDSPRDTVTSQVDHIRDATRRLITMVDHLISDAMADAFDITIRREPVDVAALVAEVSEANQPSAVNKQQTIAVSAPTGRITMCDQDRMREAIDNLVSNAIKYSPVGGRITLLVDHDADTTIIRVTDEGAGLSPEDLGRLFVRFQRLSAKPTAGESSTGLGLSIVKRIVDMHDGQINADSSGPGQGSTFTIILPAMV
- the ugpB gene encoding sn-glycerol-3-phosphate ABC transporter substrate-binding protein UgpB, with translation METGAAVLRGAIHCRTAALPAPARAVTEIAWWHAMSGELGRRLGRLATEFNGSQSEYRIVPTYKGNYTETVTAAIFAFRSRSQPAIVQVNEIATGTMMAAQGAIYPVFELMRDEDEAFSPAAYLPAITGYYADVAGNLLSFPFNVSTPILYYNKDLFRTAGLDPERPPKTWPEVGEAAKRLREAGVACGFTTSWPSWVNVESFLALHNLPIATRANGFGGLDAVLIFNNPLMVRHVAQLAEWQKTGIFDYSGRGTAAEPRFQHGECGIFMGSSATRADIIANSKFAVGQGMLPFWPDVEGAPQNTIIGGATLWVLRDRPREEYKGVAKFFAYLSKPEVQAAWHQHTGYLPITRAAFDLTRAQGFYDRNPGSAIAIEQMTLKPPTENSRGLRLGSFVLIRAVIEDELEQAFSGKKSAQAAMDSAVARGNKLLRQFERTNP
- the phbB gene encoding acetoacetyl-CoA reductase; protein product: MARVALVTGGTRGIGGAISKALKAAGYKVAASYAGNDAAAEKFKTETGIPVYKWDVTSFEACTEGVRKVEAELGPIEVLVNNAGITKDGAFHKMTLEQWSAVINTNLGSLFNMTRPVIEGMRARKFGRIINISSINGQKGQFGQVNYSAAKAGDIGFTKALALENAKGGITVNAICPGYINTEMVQAVPKDVVEKSILPHIPANRLGEPEEIARAVVFLADDDAGFITGSTLSVNGGQYQA